A window from Enterocloster bolteae encodes these proteins:
- a CDS encoding B12-binding domain-containing radical SAM protein has product MKILLTAVNAKYIHSNLGIYSLKAYADQVLGLGEAGGRNARAKKRGTGTGAMEPAKPSIELAEYTINHQLDQILQDIFRREPDVIAFSCYIWNIEYIRYLIADLGKILPDVPIWLGGPEVSFDAAKVLGELPEATGVMKGEGEETFAQLAGYYVDKLCKKGTDSGKILPDGQAGPENIPGLAFRLPDGSLADTGVRRAMDMSRIPFPYKHMDIKDLEHRIIYYESSRGCPFSCSYCLSSIDKSVRFRSLELVLDELAYFLEAGVPQVKFVDRTFNCNKKHAMAIWRFIQSHDNGVTNFHFEIAADLLDQEEIELLGQMRPGLVQLEIGVQSTNPDTLKAIHRKTDIDEIRRITGTINQAHNVHQHLDLIAGLPNENLESFRHSFNQVYSMEPEQLQLGFLKVLKGSYMEEMALTYGLCYSSRPPYEVLSTRWLSYRDILELKGVEDMTEVYYNSRQFVHTLSGLAAEYGSPYEMFLDMAAYYRENNLTGISHSRIARYEILYSIIARRRDAGLDASVMERFRDLLMYDLYLRENVKSRPSFARDQSPYKQAVRQFFQREEESPHYLMDYEGYDSRQMSKMAHIEAMGDGTLVLFDYRHRDPLTYNARAVRIG; this is encoded by the coding sequence ATGAAGATACTGCTGACGGCTGTCAACGCGAAATATATACATTCCAATCTGGGAATTTACAGCCTGAAGGCCTACGCAGACCAGGTATTGGGGCTGGGGGAAGCAGGCGGCAGGAATGCCCGGGCAAAAAAACGTGGAACCGGGACCGGAGCCATGGAACCTGCGAAGCCGTCTATCGAGCTGGCCGAGTATACAATCAACCACCAGCTGGACCAGATTCTTCAGGATATATTCAGAAGAGAACCGGATGTGATTGCCTTTTCCTGTTATATCTGGAATATAGAATATATCAGATATCTAATCGCGGATTTAGGGAAAATACTGCCGGATGTGCCCATATGGCTGGGAGGACCGGAGGTGTCCTTTGATGCAGCTAAAGTGCTTGGGGAGCTGCCGGAGGCAACAGGCGTCATGAAGGGAGAGGGAGAGGAAACATTTGCACAGCTGGCCGGATATTATGTGGATAAGTTGTGTAAAAAAGGGACAGACAGTGGAAAAATCCTGCCGGACGGACAGGCCGGTCCGGAAAATATACCCGGGCTTGCCTTTCGCCTCCCCGATGGTTCGTTGGCAGATACCGGTGTACGCCGGGCCATGGATATGAGCCGGATACCATTTCCATATAAGCATATGGATATAAAGGATTTGGAGCACCGCATCATTTATTACGAGAGCAGCCGGGGCTGCCCCTTTTCGTGCAGCTACTGCCTGTCCTCTATTGATAAGAGCGTACGGTTCAGAAGCCTGGAACTGGTCCTTGATGAGCTGGCTTATTTCCTGGAGGCCGGAGTGCCTCAGGTAAAATTTGTGGACAGGACCTTTAACTGCAATAAAAAACATGCCATGGCCATATGGCGGTTTATCCAGAGTCATGACAACGGAGTCACCAATTTTCACTTTGAGATTGCCGCCGACTTGCTGGACCAGGAGGAGATTGAGCTTTTGGGCCAGATGCGTCCTGGACTGGTCCAGCTGGAGATTGGCGTACAGTCCACTAATCCGGACACGCTTAAGGCCATACACCGCAAGACAGATATAGACGAGATACGCCGTATCACCGGCACAATCAATCAGGCACATAATGTTCACCAGCATCTGGACCTGATCGCAGGTCTGCCCAATGAGAATTTGGAATCTTTCCGTCATTCGTTCAACCAGGTATATTCCATGGAGCCGGAGCAGCTTCAGCTGGGCTTCCTCAAAGTGCTGAAGGGCTCTTATATGGAAGAAATGGCATTGACCTACGGCCTCTGCTATTCCTCACGGCCGCCCTATGAGGTCCTGTCCACCCGGTGGCTGTCCTACAGGGACATCCTGGAACTAAAGGGCGTGGAGGATATGACGGAGGTGTATTATAACAGCAGACAGTTTGTCCATACTCTGTCCGGGCTTGCGGCAGAATACGGTTCGCCCTATGAAATGTTTCTGGATATGGCTGCATATTACCGTGAAAACAATCTCACTGGCATCAGCCACAGCCGCATAGCCAGATATGAGATACTATACAGTATCATAGCCAGACGTAGGGATGCAGGGCTGGATGCCTCTGTTATGGAAAGGTTCAGGGACCTTCTCATGTATGATTTATATCTCAGGGAAAATGTAAAAAGCCGCCCATCCTTTGCCCGGGACCAAAGCCCTTATAAACAGGCTGTCCGGCAGTTCTTTCAGAGGGAGGAGGAATCTCCCCATTACCTTATGGATTATGAAGGGTATGATTCCAGGCAGATGAGTAAGATGGCCCATATTGAAGCCATGGGAGACGGAACCCTGGTGCTGTTTGATTACAGGCACAGGGACCCGCTGACGTATAATGCAAGGGCAGTCAGAATTGGGTGA
- the nth gene encoding endonuclease III, with protein sequence MLQKTILNEPETDRKTGRGIKSDRDTKAGRGRKAGGGTKTQGRPKAVRETKAELAARIARILDVLDREYGTEYRCYLNHETPWQLLIAVIMSAQCTDARVNIVTADLFQKYDTLEKFAAADLKELEQDIHSIGFYHMKAKNIIACCRDLVERFGGEVPRTIEELTSLAGVGRKTANVIRGNIYNEPSIVVDTHVKRISRKLGLTKEEEPEKIEYDLMKVLPKDHWILWNIHIITLGRTICIARRPKCCECFLREECPGREA encoded by the coding sequence ATGCTGCAGAAGACCATTTTAAATGAACCTGAGACTGACAGAAAAACTGGCAGAGGGATAAAAAGTGACCGGGATACAAAGGCCGGCAGAGGGAGAAAAGCTGGCGGCGGCACAAAAACTCAGGGAAGGCCGAAAGCTGTCAGGGAGACAAAAGCAGAACTGGCCGCCCGTATTGCCCGTATCCTGGATGTATTGGACCGGGAATACGGTACGGAGTACCGCTGTTACCTGAATCACGAGACACCCTGGCAGCTGCTGATTGCAGTTATCATGAGCGCCCAGTGTACAGACGCCAGGGTGAATATCGTCACAGCTGATTTATTCCAGAAGTATGATACCCTGGAGAAGTTTGCCGCGGCGGATTTAAAGGAATTGGAACAGGATATCCACTCCATTGGGTTTTATCACATGAAAGCTAAGAATATCATTGCCTGCTGCCGGGACCTGGTGGAACGGTTTGGAGGAGAGGTGCCAAGAACCATAGAGGAGCTGACCTCCCTTGCAGGCGTGGGACGTAAGACAGCCAATGTTATACGTGGGAATATATACAATGAACCCAGTATTGTGGTGGATACCCATGTAAAGCGTATTTCCAGGAAGCTGGGCCTTACAAAAGAGGAGGAGCCGGAGAAGATAGAGTATGATCTGATGAAGGTGCTGCCAAAGGACCATTGGATTCTGTGGAACATACATATCATTACCCTGGGCCGTACCATCTGCATTGCCAGGCGCCCGAAATGCTGTGAATGCTTTCTGCGGGAGGAATGTCCGGGCAGGGAGGCGTAG
- a CDS encoding deoxycytidylate deaminase encodes MTGKRVDYITWDEYFMGVALLSGRRSKDPSTQVGACIVSQDNKILSMGYNGFPKGCSDDEFPWGKENEKEDPYNSKYFYSTHSELNAILNYRGGSLEGSKLYVTLFPCNECAKAIIQSGIKTIVYREDKYADTPAVMASKRMLNAAGVRYYQYQSTGHKIELEV; translated from the coding sequence ATGACCGGAAAACGTGTGGATTATATAACATGGGACGAATATTTCATGGGGGTGGCCCTGTTGTCGGGAAGACGTTCCAAGGACCCAAGTACCCAGGTGGGCGCGTGTATTGTCAGCCAGGACAATAAGATCCTGTCCATGGGATATAATGGTTTCCCCAAAGGGTGTTCGGATGACGAATTCCCCTGGGGCAAGGAAAATGAGAAGGAGGACCCCTACAATTCCAAATATTTCTACTCCACACACAGCGAGTTAAATGCTATTCTTAATTACAGAGGGGGAAGCCTGGAGGGAAGCAAGCTCTATGTGACTCTGTTCCCCTGTAATGAGTGCGCCAAGGCCATTATACAGTCAGGAATCAAGACCATTGTATACAGAGAAGACAAATATGCGGATACACCGGCGGTAATGGCGTCCAAGCGTATGCTGAATGCTGCGGGAGTGCGTTACTACCAGTACCAGTCCACCGGCCATAAAATCGAGCTAGAGGTATAG